The proteins below come from a single Methyloprofundus sedimenti genomic window:
- a CDS encoding SulP family inorganic anion transporter, with amino-acid sequence MIHKHKQYYFRHLKDDIPAGIVVFLVALPLCLGIALASGAPLFSGLIGGLIGGLVLSWLSGSQLAVSGPAAGLTVIVFNAIETLGGFQGLLVACVLAGIIQLVLGCLRAGIIGAFFPAAVIEGMLAAIGLILIIKQIPHATGHDSSFEGDESYMEETARSSFTELFDALGGISPGSLIISIVALLLLMLWSTPWFKNQNWLKLIPGPLVAVIWGVAYNGFTRQFAPNWAVRSEHLVNLPVSKNATDFFNNFVLPDASYLSHLGNPHVYTVAVTIAIIASLETLLSLEATDKLDPMKRLAPTNRELKAQGVGNIISGLLGGLPVTAVIVRSAASINAGGTTRVACFTHGVLLLLSVMFLSQYLNYIPLACLAAILLYTGYKLANPALFKSFYQKGMSQFLPFIITVIAILVTDLLKGMAIGMVIGLFFVIKANYHAAITLTQDVSHYLLTLNKDVSFLNKALLRKFILSIPGDSSVTIDASKARFIDHDILETIEDFLTTAPDDNITVEIIDLYGKEKTRKHESLVVLNGRT; translated from the coding sequence ATGATACATAAACATAAACAATATTATTTTCGCCATCTAAAAGACGATATTCCAGCGGGAATAGTAGTGTTTTTAGTAGCATTACCTTTATGCCTCGGAATAGCTCTGGCATCAGGGGCACCTTTATTTTCTGGTTTAATTGGTGGACTGATAGGTGGGCTCGTTCTTTCCTGGCTCAGTGGCTCTCAACTTGCTGTTTCGGGCCCTGCCGCCGGTTTAACCGTTATCGTTTTTAATGCCATTGAAACCCTTGGCGGTTTTCAGGGCTTGCTGGTTGCCTGTGTGTTAGCAGGAATTATACAACTGGTATTGGGGTGTCTGAGAGCCGGAATAATAGGGGCATTTTTTCCCGCTGCCGTTATTGAAGGCATGCTGGCCGCAATTGGTTTAATTTTGATTATCAAACAGATTCCTCATGCCACGGGACACGATAGCAGTTTTGAAGGGGATGAAAGCTATATGGAGGAAACTGCCAGATCCAGTTTTACTGAGTTATTTGATGCCTTAGGAGGTATTTCTCCAGGTTCGTTGATTATCAGTATTGTGGCATTGTTACTGTTAATGCTCTGGAGCACACCCTGGTTTAAAAATCAAAACTGGTTAAAACTGATTCCTGGACCTTTGGTAGCAGTCATTTGGGGCGTTGCCTATAACGGGTTCACTCGTCAGTTTGCGCCCAACTGGGCAGTTAGAAGCGAACATTTGGTCAACTTGCCGGTCTCAAAAAATGCCACAGATTTTTTTAATAATTTTGTACTGCCAGACGCCAGTTATCTTAGCCATCTTGGCAACCCGCATGTTTATACCGTTGCCGTAACGATTGCGATAATCGCCAGCCTGGAAACGCTGTTAAGCCTTGAAGCGACTGATAAACTGGACCCTATGAAACGTCTCGCACCCACCAATCGAGAGCTGAAGGCGCAAGGTGTTGGTAATATTATCAGTGGCTTACTAGGCGGTTTGCCTGTCACCGCCGTTATAGTGCGCAGTGCAGCCAGCATCAACGCAGGGGGAACAACCCGTGTAGCCTGTTTTACTCATGGCGTGTTATTGTTGCTCAGCGTCATGTTTTTGTCACAATACCTCAACTATATCCCACTTGCTTGTTTAGCGGCAATTTTGTTGTATACAGGTTATAAGTTGGCCAATCCGGCTTTATTCAAGTCGTTTTACCAAAAAGGCATGAGTCAATTTCTTCCTTTTATTATTACTGTGATTGCAATTCTGGTTACTGATTTATTAAAAGGAATGGCCATAGGAATGGTTATTGGCCTGTTTTTTGTTATCAAAGCCAATTATCATGCAGCCATTACACTTACTCAAGATGTTTCACACTACCTGCTGACACTGAACAAAGATGTTTCTTTTCTGAATAAAGCCTTATTAAGAAAATTTATTTTAAGCATCCCGGGAGATAGTTCAGTCACCATCGATGCGAGCAAAGCCCGGTTTATTGATCATGATATTTTGGAAACGATTGAAGATTTCCTGACGACTGCACCTGACGACAATATCACGGTTGAAATCATTGATCTGTATGGGAAAGAAAAGACCAGAAAACACGAGTCTCTGGTGGTTTTAAATGGTCGGACGTGA
- a CDS encoding CDP-archaeol synthase, translating to MCIFDSLILLIIANGMPILSRDIFGSYCSWRVDFGCTFFDKKPLFGYSKTWRGILMSVLATSLIASIFTLNYLNGALFGLLAMFGDLIASFIKRRLGYVESSCFRVLDLLPESVLPLIILREALALGFIEIMLTVILFFAFEVLLSPLLFRLHIRKRPY from the coding sequence ATGTGCATTTTTGACTCACTTATATTATTGATTATAGCGAATGGTATGCCGATATTATCACGTGATATTTTTGGCTCATACTGCTCATGGCGAGTAGATTTCGGTTGTACATTTTTCGATAAAAAACCCTTGTTTGGTTATAGCAAAACATGGCGTGGCATATTGATGTCGGTATTAGCAACATCACTTATAGCGTCAATATTTACTTTGAACTACCTCAACGGAGCACTATTTGGTCTCTTAGCTATGTTCGGTGATTTAATCGCTAGCTTTATCAAACGCCGCCTCGGTTACGTTGAAAGTAGTTGCTTTAGAGTTCTGGATCTACTGCCAGAATCAGTATTACCGCTTATTATTTTACGCGAGGCCTTGGCTTTAGGTTTTATTGAGATAATGCTCACGGTGATTTTGTTTTTTGCCTTTGAGGTATTGCTCTCACCGCTTTTATTTCGCTTACATATCCGCAAAAGACCTTATTAA
- a CDS encoding rubredoxin, whose protein sequence is MSEFRKYRCSVCTHIYDEAKGDPETGIAPGTRWEDVPENWVCPECGVTKKAFKLMEADEPGWLDYQKNKP, encoded by the coding sequence ATGTCTGAATTCAGGAAATACAGGTGTAGTGTGTGCACACATATTTATGATGAAGCTAAAGGCGATCCTGAAACGGGTATTGCGCCAGGTACACGCTGGGAAGATGTTCCTGAGAACTGGGTTTGTCCAGAATGTGGTGTCACAAAAAAAGCTTTTAAATTAATGGAAGCAGACGAACCAGGATGGCTGGACTATCAAAAAAACAAGCCATAG
- a CDS encoding cold-shock protein: protein MSTTTTGTVKWFNSDKGYGFIEQQSGPDVFVHFQQINNAGGYKSLDEGQQVEFTVAQGQKGPQAENVNVI from the coding sequence ATGTCTACTACAACTACTGGCACCGTAAAATGGTTTAATTCTGATAAAGGCTATGGCTTTATTGAACAACAATCAGGCCCCGATGTTTTCGTACATTTTCAACAAATCAATAACGCAGGCGGCTACAAGTCTTTAGACGAAGGCCAACAAGTTGAGTTTACAGTTGCGCAAGGCCAAAAAGGCCCGCAAGCTGAAAACGTAAACGTTATCTAA
- the mtaB gene encoding tRNA (N(6)-L-threonylcarbamoyladenosine(37)-C(2))-methylthiotransferase MtaB gives MLVHLRTLGCRLNEAELESWAQSFQNAGHKITREQNEAQLIIVNSCAVTQDAVRKSRQLIRRIHRDNPGAKIVASGCYVTLQADEAAELLGVDLIVSNQDKDRLVELAIAELEIPSMPSLSTEPAEISLFSRGRQRAFIKVQDGCRYRCTFCIVTVARGEEKSTPIEQIINDINTFVQQGVKEVILTGVHLGGYGSDINHNLADLIQAILQQTTVPRLRLGSLEPWDLPENFFDLFSNPRLMPHLHLPLQSGSDSVLKRMARRCKTDEFSQIVLRARLKVPNINITTDIIVGFPGETEQEWQESFEFIKQTGFGHIHIFTYSTRSGTKAATLPDQVQNALKKQRSQQLHQLAEQMKQDFLKQNLGVSLDILWEGQKEDVDTTKHKVFGYTPNYIRVAAIIDNSASLENKISSAISKEISNGTLFTELI, from the coding sequence ATGTTAGTACATCTTAGGACTTTAGGTTGTCGTCTTAACGAGGCCGAGCTGGAAAGCTGGGCACAATCCTTTCAAAATGCGGGACATAAAATTACTCGCGAGCAGAACGAAGCACAGCTGATTATTGTCAACTCTTGCGCAGTTACCCAAGATGCTGTGCGTAAATCTCGTCAGCTCATTCGGCGCATTCATAGGGATAATCCAGGCGCCAAGATTGTTGCCAGTGGTTGTTACGTCACCTTACAGGCAGATGAAGCAGCTGAATTACTAGGTGTTGATTTAATTGTCAGTAATCAGGATAAAGACCGTTTGGTGGAACTTGCTATCGCCGAACTGGAGATACCCAGTATGCCATCTTTATCAACTGAACCAGCAGAAATATCTTTATTTAGTCGTGGCAGACAACGTGCATTTATTAAAGTACAAGATGGATGCCGTTATCGATGTACTTTTTGTATCGTTACCGTTGCACGCGGTGAAGAAAAAAGCACGCCCATTGAACAGATTATCAATGACATTAATACCTTTGTTCAACAAGGTGTTAAAGAGGTAATCTTGACCGGCGTCCATTTAGGTGGCTATGGATCGGACATAAATCATAATCTGGCTGATTTGATTCAGGCAATTCTGCAACAAACTACAGTTCCCCGCTTACGCTTAGGCTCCCTAGAGCCCTGGGATTTACCTGAGAACTTCTTTGACTTATTTAGTAATCCTCGCTTAATGCCTCACCTGCATCTGCCTTTACAAAGTGGTTCAGACAGTGTTTTAAAACGTATGGCCAGGCGTTGTAAAACTGATGAATTTAGCCAGATTGTACTGCGGGCACGCCTAAAGGTGCCCAATATTAATATCACAACAGATATTATCGTCGGTTTTCCCGGTGAAACAGAGCAAGAATGGCAAGAAAGCTTTGAATTCATTAAACAAACTGGCTTTGGACATATTCATATTTTTACCTATTCAACTCGTAGCGGAACAAAAGCCGCCACATTGCCAGACCAGGTACAGAATGCTCTCAAAAAACAACGCAGTCAGCAGTTACACCAGTTAGCCGAACAAATGAAGCAAGATTTCCTGAAACAAAATCTGGGTGTATCTTTAGATATCTTATGGGAAGGACAAAAGGAAGATGTTGATACCACAAAGCATAAGGTGTTTGGTTACACACCCAACTATATACGCGTGGCAGCAATTATTGACAATAGCGCATCATTAGAAAATAAAATTAGTTCCGCTATATCTAAAGAGATTTCCAATGGCACTTTGTTCACTGAACTTATTTAG
- a CDS encoding DUF2490 domain-containing protein has translation MIKKTSTFRSGALFILGLNSVTSNAQQLNQDFQTWGNITTILSLGKFNSDSDNIKLWLEGQGRFGQDSSQFSQGILRTGLGYYFRDNISLWQGYAWIPNNPPAPRSNFDEQRIWQQLLWTEKFSDGIFMSRTRLEQRFDDRGDDVGWRFRQFFKYQHPFSVAPKLSGVIWDEVFVVINKTDWNPDNGFDQNRVFVGLGYQFNQNIRSEVGYINQYIRNTSTTDAMNHILSVNLFLNY, from the coding sequence ATGATAAAAAAAACATCTACATTCAGGTCAGGAGCTTTGTTTATTTTAGGCCTGAATTCTGTTACATCCAATGCTCAACAGTTAAACCAGGACTTTCAGACCTGGGGAAATATCACAACGATATTATCATTAGGCAAGTTTAATTCTGATTCGGATAACATAAAACTTTGGTTGGAAGGTCAAGGCCGTTTCGGGCAGGATAGCTCACAATTTTCACAAGGTATTTTAAGAACCGGGCTCGGTTATTATTTTCGAGATAACATCAGTTTATGGCAGGGTTATGCCTGGATTCCCAATAACCCACCAGCACCTCGCAGCAATTTTGATGAACAACGAATTTGGCAGCAGCTGTTATGGACAGAAAAATTCAGCGATGGCATATTTATGTCACGTACCCGGTTAGAACAGCGTTTTGACGATCGGGGAGACGATGTCGGCTGGCGTTTTCGCCAGTTTTTCAAATATCAGCATCCTTTCAGTGTTGCACCCAAATTAAGCGGAGTCATATGGGATGAAGTCTTTGTTGTGATTAATAAAACCGATTGGAATCCCGATAACGGTTTTGATCAAAACCGTGTCTTTGTCGGATTAGGTTACCAATTTAACCAAAACATTCGATCTGAAGTGGGTTATATCAATCAATACATCAGAAATACCTCTACAACGGATGCAATGAATCATATTCTTTCGGTTAATTTGTTTCTAAACTATTAA
- a CDS encoding endonuclease/exonuclease/phosphatase family protein produces MPENKLRILSYNIHKGFSASNRHFILHQIKEALLETNADILFLQEMQGQHTEHEKKHPTWPTISPTEFLAQDTWPFFAYAKNAVYRIGDHGNAILSKYPLKSWENINVSPFVWASRSLLHAELKLPWLAHDLHIICIHLGLTGTERRRQFATLCQRIDEHIPHDAPLILAGDFNDWAGQAEKHFYQHLELKEAFRTLHHRYAKTFPSWLPVLRMDRIYYRGLHPAFCERLTHTPWNRLSDHAPLLATFER; encoded by the coding sequence ATGCCAGAAAATAAATTGCGCATTCTTAGCTATAACATTCACAAAGGTTTCAGTGCGAGTAATCGACATTTTATTCTGCATCAAATTAAAGAAGCACTATTAGAAACCAATGCTGATATTTTATTTCTTCAGGAAATGCAGGGCCAGCATACGGAACATGAAAAAAAACACCCAACCTGGCCGACGATTTCCCCTACAGAATTCTTAGCACAAGATACCTGGCCTTTCTTTGCTTACGCTAAAAATGCCGTTTATCGCATAGGTGATCATGGCAATGCCATTCTCAGCAAATATCCACTAAAAAGCTGGGAAAACATCAATGTTTCGCCCTTTGTCTGGGCGAGCCGCAGTTTACTCCATGCGGAACTTAAATTACCCTGGCTGGCGCATGATTTACATATCATCTGCATTCATTTAGGTTTAACTGGCACTGAGCGCAGACGCCAATTTGCAACTTTGTGTCAACGTATTGATGAACATATACCGCATGACGCGCCACTGATTCTTGCCGGCGACTTTAATGACTGGGCGGGGCAGGCTGAAAAACATTTTTATCAGCATCTGGAATTAAAAGAAGCCTTCAGAACGCTGCATCATCGTTATGCTAAAACCTTCCCATCCTGGTTGCCGGTATTGCGAATGGATCGTATTTATTACCGTGGGCTACACCCTGCATTTTGTGAACGACTGACGCATACCCCATGGAATCGTTTATCTGATCACGCGCCTCTGTTAGCTACTTTTGAGCGTTAA
- the thiE gene encoding thiamine phosphate synthase — translation MNFPASGLYAITKTENKTADQIIADVTEAMRGGIQILQYRDKHPVDASYLAGALKELCHVQNIPLIINDNIALAKHIGAHGVHIGKEDGLLSHAREVLGRTAIIGVSCYDSVELALHAQQHSADYVAFGRFFPSNSKPLAAAAHLSSLRQAKSCINVPIVAIGGILPDNGAELLNAGADLLAVIGGIFNTTPYQSALAYQGLFK, via the coding sequence ATGAATTTTCCTGCATCGGGCTTATACGCTATCACTAAAACTGAAAACAAGACAGCAGATCAGATTATTGCTGATGTCACCGAAGCAATGAGGGGGGGCATACAAATTTTGCAATACAGGGATAAACACCCTGTTGATGCAAGCTATTTGGCTGGCGCGTTAAAAGAACTTTGCCATGTACAAAATATTCCGCTAATTATCAATGATAATATCGCTTTGGCAAAACATATAGGTGCGCATGGTGTACATATTGGCAAGGAAGATGGCTTGCTGAGTCATGCACGCGAGGTATTAGGTCGTACAGCAATTATAGGCGTTTCCTGTTATGACAGTGTCGAACTGGCATTACACGCTCAACAACACTCAGCCGATTATGTCGCCTTCGGTCGTTTTTTCCCATCTAACTCCAAACCTCTCGCTGCTGCTGCACATTTATCCAGCTTACGGCAAGCTAAAAGCTGTATAAATGTGCCTATTGTCGCAATTGGGGGCATTTTACCGGATAATGGTGCTGAACTACTCAATGCAGGTGCTGATCTATTAGCGGTTATCGGCGGAATATTTAATACAACACCTTATCAGTCGGCCCTGGCGTATCAGGGATTATTCAAATGA
- the soxX gene encoding sulfur oxidation c-type cytochrome SoxX: MKVLIFLFLSLFLSACACSGMKQRLATGKDLSFQRSKGNCLACHIIEDGEDPGNIGPPLIDIQTKYKTKDQLKAVIWDATQFNTNSSMPPFGKNNILSPEELDLVVDYIWSLNTPVNPGHTNP, from the coding sequence ATGAAAGTACTAATATTTCTGTTCTTAAGTCTATTCCTGAGCGCTTGCGCGTGCTCGGGCATGAAACAGCGCCTGGCAACAGGAAAAGATTTAAGTTTTCAACGCAGCAAAGGCAATTGTCTTGCTTGTCATATTATTGAAGATGGAGAAGATCCAGGGAATATAGGCCCTCCCCTAATTGATATACAGACAAAATATAAGACAAAAGACCAACTCAAGGCCGTTATCTGGGATGCTACACAATTTAATACAAATTCCAGCATGCCTCCTTTCGGAAAAAATAACATTCTAAGCCCTGAAGAACTGGATCTAGTGGTCGATTATATCTGGTCACTTAATACCCCTGTAAATCCCGGTCATACCAATCCTTAA
- a CDS encoding DUF4156 domain-containing protein: MTLKYLFLFSVIVISIMSCAIPLQEGAEIVQLIYIQPKKENCRFIGQTSASDGGMVSGDFMSDAKIYRSTANLMKNKAYAMGGNVVYIQQQFNKNKDLTKTLTNQTMLGFVYQCQGLKQLSLKLNSSSAD; the protein is encoded by the coding sequence ATGACTTTAAAATATCTCTTTCTTTTCTCTGTTATTGTTATTTCTATTATGAGTTGTGCGATTCCTTTGCAAGAAGGGGCGGAAATTGTGCAGTTAATTTATATTCAGCCTAAAAAGGAAAACTGTCGATTTATTGGTCAGACTTCTGCCTCAGATGGCGGAATGGTTTCGGGTGATTTTATGTCTGATGCCAAAATTTATAGGAGCACGGCCAACTTGATGAAGAATAAGGCATATGCAATGGGCGGAAATGTAGTGTATATACAACAGCAATTTAATAAAAATAAAGATTTAACCAAAACGCTGACTAATCAAACAATGCTGGGTTTTGTTTACCAATGCCAGGGGCTTAAACAGCTGAGCTTAAAGTTAAACAGCAGTAGTGCTGATTAG
- the thiD gene encoding bifunctional hydroxymethylpyrimidine kinase/phosphomethylpyrimidine kinase: protein MTQTTKPVVLCFSGHDPSGGAGIQADIETIVSHQCHAASIITTITEQDTKNVKKILPQSASAIMSQARTILEDLPVKAIKIGLIGCLETVAAIHTILSEHSNLPVILDPVLAAGGGTVLSNDALIESVKELLLPCTTILTPNSLEARQLAKSDDLQLSGIRLLELGCEYVLITGSHEQSAVVSNQLFHKGECIETYTWDRLPHSYHGSGCTLASSIAALMAHDLKVETCIQEAQEYTWNSLNHAYQPGKGQHIPNRLFWMQDYA from the coding sequence ATGACTCAAACAACTAAACCCGTTGTACTTTGTTTTTCAGGCCATGACCCTAGCGGCGGCGCGGGTATACAAGCTGATATTGAAACCATCGTGAGTCATCAATGCCATGCCGCCAGTATTATCACCACGATAACTGAGCAAGACACCAAAAATGTAAAAAAAATATTGCCCCAGTCAGCTTCGGCAATTATGTCACAAGCAAGAACCATTTTAGAGGATTTACCTGTAAAAGCCATTAAAATTGGTCTAATTGGCTGTTTAGAAACTGTTGCGGCCATACATACAATTTTAAGCGAACATTCAAATCTGCCCGTCATTTTGGACCCAGTACTTGCAGCAGGTGGAGGGACAGTATTATCAAATGATGCTCTTATTGAATCTGTAAAAGAGCTCTTACTCCCCTGTACGACAATACTTACACCCAACAGCCTTGAAGCGCGCCAGCTTGCCAAGTCGGATGATCTGCAGTTATCTGGCATCCGATTATTAGAACTGGGATGTGAATATGTGTTGATAACCGGATCGCATGAACAAAGCGCCGTAGTCAGTAATCAGCTTTTCCATAAAGGAGAATGCATAGAAACATATACCTGGGATAGATTACCGCATAGTTATCATGGCTCGGGGTGTACTCTGGCATCAAGCATTGCCGCATTAATGGCCCATGATTTGAAAGTTGAAACCTGTATACAAGAAGCACAGGAATATACCTGGAATAGTTTAAATCATGCTTATCAACCTGGAAAAGGGCAGCATATTCCTAATCGTTTATTCTGGATGCAAGACTATGCCTGA